The following are from one region of the Betta splendens chromosome 15, fBetSpl5.4, whole genome shotgun sequence genome:
- the LOC114841782 gene encoding zinc finger protein 239-like translates to MDPGQLDVTIKEDPDHEFPDQDQYIQEVKEVKLDPDFVDQHHCSSGVKQENQDSNVMNYDQNFVNQDHIKGDIDEKNQDPDISEQKSFNPTEVTDKQRPSGRWASRLYSCQQCDQAFTRPSELNNHHKLHFRKKPHSCDHCGKTFSAKSSLKVHQQIHVRAKLHSCDQCGKAFSHRSNLRRHQRVHTGAKPHSYDHCGKAFSFVSSLHIHNHNHALEKPYSCDQCGKAFFDLSKLRRHHRVHTGEKPHSCDQCGKAFFDLSKLQRHHRVHTGEKPHSCDQCGKAFSDRSNLQRHHLVHTGEKTHSCDQCGKAFSHHRNLMRHQHVHTGEKPHSCDHCGKAFYQLSNLWRHQRVHTGEKPSLV, encoded by the exons ATGGACCCGGGTCAGTTAGACGTCACAATTAAAGAGGACCCGGACCACGAGTTTCCTGACCAGGATCAGTACATTCAGGAGGTAAAGGAGGTAAAGTTGGATCCGGACTTTGTAGACCAGCATCACTGTAGCAGTGGCGTGAAGCAGGAGAACCAGGACTCGAATGTTATGAACTATGACCAGAACTTTGTAAACCAGGACCACATCAAGGGCGACATTGATGAGAAAAACCAAGATCCGGATATCAGCGAGCAGAAGAGCTTCAACCCCACTGAAGTCACAGATAAACAG AGACCAAGTGGAAGATGGGCGTCAAGGCTGTATTCCTGTCAGCAATGTGACCAAGCCTTCACCAGACCATCAGAGCTAAATAATCATCATAAGCTTCACTTTAGAAAGaaaccacacagctgtgacCATTGTGGCAAAACCTTCTCAGCTAAAAGCAGTTTAAAGGTCCATCAGCAAATCCACGTAAGAGCGAAACTCCactcatgtgaccagtgtggaaaagcattttctcatcGTAGTAACTTAAGGAGACACCAGCGTGTTCACACAGGAGCAAAACCTCACTCATATGACCATTGTGGGAAAGCTTTCTCTTTTGTCAGTAGTTTACACATACACAATCACAATCATGCTttagagaaaccttattcatgtgaccagtgtggaaaagcattttttgATCTCAGTAAGTTACGGAGACATCaccgtgttcacactggagaaaaacctcattcatgtgaccagtgtggaaaagcattttttgATCTCAGTAAGTTACAGAGACATCaccgtgttcacactggagaaaaacctcattcatgtgaccagtgtggaaaagcattttctgatCGCAGTAACTTACAGAGACATCAccttgttcacactggagaaaaaactcactcatgtgaccagtgtggcaaAGCATTTTCTCATCATAGAAACTTGATGAGACACCagcatgttcacactggagagaaacctcactcatgtgaccATTGTGGGAAAGCATTCTATCAGCTCAGTAATTTATGgagacaccaacgtgttcacactggagagaaaccctcaCTCGTGTGA
- the LOC114841752 gene encoding peroxisomal N(1)-acetyl-spermine/spermidine oxidase-like: MAEIEKPTIVIVGCGIAGISAASKLCKAGFQDVRILEATSRSGGRIKTEKLGNYITEIGATFIHGPCKENPVFCLSRDYGLLDREALTRRNQAMDIGESPPWVTNWFSSSGQKLNAKQMDSALDMFDKIVDDTEQFKNQRETPWASVGDFVRSKVKEQATKKWKGKDESTRKLLLCAISSMMKFECCSSAVHSMDELDLAAYCMYKDLKGLDCTFPNGYEGLIKNMMSELPSDLVTYNKPVHCIHWNSSESQASTVTVECEDGERIPADHVIATVPLGYLKRHCSTLFSPSLPANKLQSIQNLGFGTCNKIYVEFESPWWDADCDVIYLVWKDEEDFTDKVSDISKNWIRKMSAFTVLKPSESHSHVLCGWIAGHESEYMETLPEQEVKRAITELVRTFTGNSTIALKRILRSQWFNDPWTCGSYCHPTIGCSAKDLRNMMEPLPKKGSESQPLQVLFAGEATHPCYYSSVHGAVLSGWREADRLISNYPSINAPQD, from the exons ATGGCCGAAATAGAAAAGCCGACGATAGTAATTGTAGGATGCGGCATAGCTGGTATATCAGCGGCAAGCAAACTGTGCAAAGCTGGATTCCAGGATGTGCGAATACTTGAAGCGACCTCGAGAAGCGGAGGACGAATAAAAACCGAAAAGCTGG GTAATTACATCACAGAGATCGGTGCAACCTTCATCCATGGCCCATGTAAGGAGAACCCGGTGTTCTGTTTGTCTCGGGATTATGGGCTCCTGGATCGAGAGGCCCTCACCCGGAGGAACCAGGCTATGGACATCGGTGAGAGTCCTCCCTGGGTCACCAACTGGTTCAGCAGTTCAG GCCAGAAGCTGAATGCTAAACAAATGGACTCTGCTCTGGATATGTTTGATAAGATTGTGGATGATACTGAGCAGTTTAAGAACCAAAGAGAAACACCCTGGGCCAGTGTGGGAGATTTTGTACGATCAAAG GTAAAAGAACAAGCAACAAAGAAATGGAAAGGCAAAGATGAATCcaccaggaagctgctgctgtgtgccaTCAGCTCCATGATGAAGTTTGAGTGCTGCTCCAGTGCCGTTCACAGCATGGATGAGCTGGACCTGGCTGCATATTGTATGTACAAGGACCTAAAGGGACTGGACTGCACGTTCCCAAA TGGCTATGAGGGCCTCATCAAGAACATGATGTCAGAGCTTCCCTCTGACTTGGTGACCTACAACAAGCCTGTGCACTGTATCCACTGGAACAGCTCAGAGAGCCAAGCGAGCACTGTGACAGTCGAGTGCGAAGATGGAGAGAGGATACCTGCTGATCACGTCATTGCCACGGTGCCTCTAG gCTATCTGAAGAGACACTGCTCAACcctgttctctccctctctaCCGGCAAACAAGCTGCAGTCCATCCAAAATCTAGGATTTGGAACATGCAACAAGATATATGTGGAGTTTGAGTCCCCATGGTGGGACGCTGATTGTGATGTCATCTACCTGGTGTGGAAAGATGAG GAGGATTTTACAGACAAGGTGTCAGATATAAGCAAAAACTGGATAAGGAAGATGTCAGCATTCACTGTTCTCAAACCCTCAGAAAG TCACAGCCATGTTCTGTGTGGATGGATTGCGGGACATGAGTCTGAGTATATGGAGACTCTTCCTGAACAAGAGGTCAAACGGGCCATCACCGAGCTTGTCCGTACCTTCACAG GAAACTCTACCATCGCACTGAAGAGAATCCTACGCTCCCAGTGGTTTAATGACCCCTGGACATGTGGGTCTTACTGTCACCCCACAATAGGATGTTCAGCGAAGGACCTTAGGAACATGATGGAGCCTCTGCCGAAGAAGGGATCAGAATCACAA ccCCTACAGGTGTTGTTTGCTGGAGAGGCTACTCATCCATGCTACTATTCCAGTGTCCATGGAGCCGTTCTCAGTGGTTGGAGAGAAGCTGACCGTCTCATCTCTAACTACCCCTCCATCAATGCTCCCCAGGATTAA
- the rassf4a gene encoding ras association domain-containing protein 4a, with amino-acid sequence MDERRTHVKFSEEKLIPKSDILSLLRTYNCYHEGKNFQLRTREEDGGLILEGLLNIYWGLRRPIRLQMHDDNERFRLNRNDRCSLSKQPSTESNNNTLNRETGPAGGDTCVEDEDSPQLLRTRSDASFVRVHRRLKTHTARDLQRLRTHRFSINGHFYNHKTSVFTPAFGTVTNVRVNSSMTTGQVLNLLLHKFRVENKSEEFVLYLVHESGERTRLREGEYPLVARVLYGPCEKISKIFIMESDLGEEVTYDVAQYIKFEIPVLDSFVKKLKEEEEREIKKLTKKYSALKSMILHQLEGSAHTSDRV; translated from the exons ATGGACGAACGTCGGACCCACGTGAAATTCAGTGAAGAGAAACTGATACCAAA GTCAGACATCTTATCACTGCTGAGGACCTACAACTGTTACCATGAGGGGAAAAACTTCCAGCTGAGGACCCGTGAG gaggacGGCGGGCTCATCCTTGAGGGCCTGCTGAACATCTACTGGGGCCTCCGTCGACCAATCAGACTCCAGATGCATGATGACAACGAAAGATTCCGGCTCAACCG GAACGACAGATGCTCGTTATCAAAGCAGCCGTCAACCGAGTCAAACAACAACACGCTGAACAGAGAGACTGGACCAGCTg GCGGTGACACGTGTGTGGAGGACGAGGACTCGCCTCAGTTACTGAGAACCAGGAGTGACGCTTCCTTCGTGCGGGTTCACAGGAGGTTAAAGACTCACACTGCCAGAGACTTGCAGCGCCTGCGCACACACAGGTTCTCAATCAACGGGCACTTCTACAACCACAAG ACATCGGTGTTCACCCCGGCCTTTGGCACAGTCACTAACGTACGCGTGAACAGCTCCATGACCACCGGTCAAGTCCTCAACCTGCTGCTACACAAGTTTAGG GTGGAGAATAAATCTGAAGAGTTTGTGCTTTACTTAGTGCACGAGTCCGGCG AGCGGACCCGTCTGAGGGAGGGCGAGTACCCGCTGGTGGCGCGTGTGCTTTATGGGCCCTGTGAGAAAATATCCAAGATCTTCATCATGGAGTCGGACCTTGGTGAGGAAGTCACGTACGAT GTCGCCCAATACATAAAGTTTGAGATTCCTGTTTTAGACAGCTTTGTAAAGAAACttaaagaggaagaagaacgcGAGATAAAGAAACTGACCAAAAA GTACAGCGCTCTGAAGTCAATGATTCTTCATCAGCTCGAAGGCAGCGCACACACCAGTGACAGAGTATag
- the LOC114841787 gene encoding growth-regulated alpha protein-like, with protein MKLHHRSVFPLAALGFFWVLVTVRESGSTFVPGRCLCPQTQPGVRGQLADLKVLPRSPSCHIVTVIVTLKNSSQVCLSPESPMGKQLIRCWNRAHRLNRDIKPCLRRKRRGGRRRAARQRTQRHNRRASS; from the exons ATGAAGCTTCACCACCGGTCGGTGTTTCCACTCGCTGCCCTGGGCTTTTTCTGGGTGCTGGTCACAG tgagGGAGTCAGGCAGCACGTTTGTTCCGGGAAGATGTCTGTGTCCACAAACGCAGCCAGGAGTCAGAGGACAACTCGCAGACCTGAAAGTCCTCCCCAGAAGCCCCAGCTGTCACATAGTCACAGTCAT AGTGACGCTGAAGAACAGCAGTCAAGTGTGTTTGAGTCCAGAGTCGCCGATGGGCAAGCAGCTTATCCGCTGCTGGAACAG AGCGCACAGGTTGAATCGTGACATAAAACcctgtctgaggaggaagagaagaggtgGAAGGCGCCGGGCAGCCCGGCAgaggacacaaagacacaacaggAGGGCCTCGTCCTAA